Proteins co-encoded in one Plectropomus leopardus isolate mb chromosome 14, YSFRI_Pleo_2.0, whole genome shotgun sequence genomic window:
- the LOC121954118 gene encoding thrombospondin-type laminin G domain and EAR repeat-containing protein-like, which yields MTSLIFVHLLLLGLRVIDSTTDAWRRCTDMLPLDLLSFVLEKDTSKLAPGVHMKQAGGVRGVHFSSPHTSLSFPSSQLLVNCELFPKEFSIIVTLKVSHIAPTRNEYIFSLMEPKKAQKKGVEEKEQNSKGDILERNKGEEQHGERERTVKTNEEHAQVILGLRLSRKRLHFLFKGHGEVVEHWVFRGTGLADNQWHTLVLVVGSDHVRLTVDCRSPQEIVPSRPFPSDINIQGSRFHIGSRGRWKGFYSGLLRQLVLVPGSDASHHVCPSSDPQLAALSVPPLLSDLPIMGRKGDDYVTSYETEERVSVGLEQLCSELLRGQMWFNPLRKGLYLCDGTVWITVLEDHKRLDYVLEHQVLTTTSETHDIEVFQVPGMGLMAAMAHRSASGSAVYLWTDTGFQLYQNISTYGALAWRHFTMGKKIFLVVSNSGGGSDKRKESDTDFSVIYKWSKRRKRFVRFQTLQTLCARDWEAFDINRQSYLAVANHRKGDNNHTIDSVIYKWNRLTKSFEVHQLLPTSGAYDWEYFTVGPYHFLVVANAFDGLTTSVDSVIYVWINGSFQVFQTIKTFCATDWEMFQIGNRVFLVVANGHRLHGNGLSQYAINSTIYELDMIGRLFVRFQDIITYSAVDWEFFSLGEEYFLVVANSFNGESYSLNSILYRWQGYEGFVPVHWLPTIGCSDWEFFSSKGESYLIYSSAKAPLSKVFKLKTY from the exons ATGACATCGCTCATATTTGTGCACCTCCTTCTTTTGGGGTTAAGGGTCATTGACAGCACTACAGATGCATGGAGACGCTGCACAG ATATGCTTCCTCTGGATCTTCTGTCTTTTGTCCTTGAGAAGGATACCTCCAAACTCGCCCCTGGGGTGCACATGAAGCAGGCTGGAGGGGTGAGGGGTGTGCATTTCTCAAGCCCTCATACCTCCCTGAGCTTTCCCTCCTCCCAGCTGCTGGTCAACTGTGAGCTCTTCCCCAAAGAATTCTCCATCATTGTGACACTAAAAGTCAGTCACATTGCACCTACG AGAAATGAATACATCTTTTCTTTGATGGagccaaaaaaagcacagaaaaaaggagTGGAAGAGAAAGAACAGAACAGTAAAGGGGACATTTTGGAAAGGAATAAAGGAGAGGAGCAACATGGCGAGAGGGAGAGGACAGTCAAGACTAATGAGGAACATGCACAGGTCATTCTGGGACTGAGACTCTCCAGAAAACGTCTGCACTTCCTTTTTAAAGGTCATGGAGAGGTTGTAGAGCACTGGGTGTTTCGAGGCACTGGACTGGCTGACAACCAGTGGCACACTCTGGTTTTAGTTGTTGGTAGTGATCATGTGAGGCTCACAGTGGACTGCCGCTCACCCCAGGAAAT TGTTCCCTCCAGGCCTTTCCCCTCAGACATCAATATCCAGGGATCCAGATTCCACATTGGCAGTCGGGGGAGATGGAAAGGCTTCTATTCA GGTCTGTTGCGACAGCTGGTTTTGGTGCCAGGTTCTGATGCCTCCCATCATGTCTGCCCCTCTTCAGACCCCCAACTAGCAGCTCTGTCAGTGCCACCGCTTCTCTCAGACCTGCCCATCATGGGGAGGAAGGGTGACGACTATGTAACTTCTTATG AAACGGAGGAGCGAGTGTCAGTGGGGTTGGAGCAGTTGTGCTCAGAGCTGCTTCGAGGTCAAATGTGGTTCAATCCGCTCAGGAAAGGTCTCTACCTCTGCGACGGTACAGTGTGGATCACTGTGCTAGAGG ATCATAAACGACTGGACTACGTGCTGGAGCACCAGGTCCTCACCACCACCTCAGAGACACATGATATAGAG GTGTTCCAGGTACCTGGCATGGGTCTGATGGCTGCTATGGCTCATCGGTCAGCTTCTGGCTCTGCTGTGTATCTATGGACCGACACAGGTTTTCAGCTCTACCAAAATATCAGCACATATGGAGCTCTGGCTTGGAGACACTTCACCATGGGCAAGAAG atttttctggTGGTGTCCAACTCTGGAGGAGGGTCAGACAAGCGTAAAGAATCAGATACAGACTTTTCTGTGATTTACAAGTggagcaaaagaagaaaacgGTTTGTGCGGTTCCAGACTCTGCAGACTCTCTGTGCACGGGACTGGGAAGCCTTTGACATCAATCGACAAAGCTATCTCGCTGTAGCCAATCACAGAAAAG GAGATAATAATCACACTATTGACAGTGTGATATACAAATGGAACAGGTTAACAAAGTCTTTTGAGGTTCACCAGCTGCTGCCGACCTCAGGGGCATACGACTGGGAGTATTTCACAGTCGGACCATACCATTTCCTGGTGGTCGCTAATGCCTTTGATGGATTGACCACTTCTGTAGACTCAGTCATCTACGTTTGGATCAATGGAAGCTTCCAGGTGTTCCAGACAATTAAG ACGTTCTGCGCCACAGACTGGGAAATGTTTCAGATTGGCAATCGAGTCTTCCTGGTTGTTGCCAATGGACACAGGCTCCATGGTAACGGACTAAGTCAATATGCCATTAACTCCACCATCTATGAACTGGACATGATTGGACGGCTGTTTGTCCGCTTCCAGGATATTATCACCTACAG tGCAGTGGACTGGGAGTTCTTCAGCCTCGGGGAggaatattttctggttgtcGCTAACTCCTTCAACGGGGAATCCTACTCTCTCAACAGCATTCTCTACAG gtgGCAGGGATATGAAGGATTTGTTCCTGTTCATTGGCTCCCAACGATTGGGTGCAGTGACTGGGAGTTTTTCAGCTCTAAGGGAGAATCATATCTGATCTACTCTAGTGCCAAAGCACCTCTTTCCAAAGTGTTCAAGCTGAAAACCTACTAA